The Desulfomicrobium orale DSM 12838 genome includes a window with the following:
- a CDS encoding HAD-IIA family hydrolase has product MPHRKKCFVLDLDGTVYLGNIPIEGTVRFIRKRWNEADFYFLSNNTSKSPRTYVARLQGMGIPAGPEHILTPTTPLVEYLRGRKITRAYLVGNADYTAALSQAMPELLLTHENAQAVILAYDTELTYEKLCVSARLLQDGNVAFVATHPDLVCPDPKGPLPDVGSFLALYEKATGRTPEHVFGKPNPRVLGPLLGRYAREEMVMVGDRLSTDKKLAENAGLDFVLVLSGEATREDLLREERQPWRVVEHLGEL; this is encoded by the coding sequence ATGCCCCACAGAAAAAAATGTTTTGTTCTCGATCTGGACGGCACGGTCTATCTGGGGAACATCCCCATCGAGGGGACCGTGCGGTTCATCAGGAAGCGCTGGAACGAGGCGGATTTCTATTTTCTGAGCAACAACACGTCCAAAAGCCCGCGCACCTACGTGGCCAGACTGCAAGGCATGGGCATTCCGGCCGGGCCGGAGCATATCCTCACACCCACCACGCCCCTGGTGGAATATCTGCGCGGAAGAAAAATCACGCGGGCCTATCTGGTGGGAAACGCGGACTACACCGCCGCCCTGTCCCAGGCCATGCCGGAGCTGTTGCTGACCCATGAAAACGCTCAGGCCGTCATTCTGGCCTACGACACGGAACTGACCTACGAAAAGCTGTGCGTATCCGCCCGGCTGCTGCAAGACGGAAACGTGGCTTTCGTGGCCACCCACCCGGACCTGGTCTGCCCCGATCCCAAAGGTCCCCTGCCCGACGTGGGCAGCTTTCTGGCCCTGTACGAAAAGGCCACGGGCCGCACTCCGGAACATGTCTTCGGCAAACCCAACCCCCGCGTGCTGGGGCCGCTGCTGGGCAGATACGCCCGCGAAGAGATGGTCATGGTCGGCGACCGCCTGAGCACGGACAAGAAGCTGGCCGAAAATGCAGGGCTGGACTTCGTTCTGGTCCTGAGCGGCGAGGCCACGCGGGAAGATCTGCTCCGCGAGGAGCGCCAGCCGTGGCGGGTGGTGGAGCATCTGGGAGAGCTGTGA
- a CDS encoding TRAP transporter large permease, producing the protein MEQLYYFFGSLFLFLALGVPISLVLILCAMVMMYTSGMWDAMTIPNIMLDGANNFPLMAIPFFVFAGEIMAAGGLSKRVVQLSQLLVGRVKGGLGYAAIVASILFAGLMGSSVGEAAALGGLLLPMMQQVGYNKGRAGGIIASGAILGPIIPPSTNFIILGSTIGGLSITKLFMIGLFPGIFLGLGLMAVWWFIVRKDGYTETITFSRAETIAILKDASPAFMLPVLLLGGIRFGVFTPTEGGAFCAVFAIAVCMFYYRELSFRDLLRVSAAAARTTAVVMLIVATASAVGYFITLAQIPKHMTTLFGPFIESPFMLLTIIMCFLLVAGMVMDLTPNILIFAPVFYPLILEAGIDPYHFGLLFVLNLGIGVITPPVGTVLYVVCGIGNIKLGELVIKMLPFILIEILILFLLVYMPEVSLTPLRWLM; encoded by the coding sequence ATGGAACAGCTCTACTATTTCTTCGGCAGCCTGTTTCTGTTTCTGGCCCTCGGCGTGCCCATCTCTCTGGTGCTCATCCTCTGCGCCATGGTCATGATGTACACCTCCGGCATGTGGGACGCCATGACTATCCCCAATATCATGCTGGACGGGGCCAACAATTTTCCGCTCATGGCCATTCCCTTCTTCGTCTTCGCCGGCGAGATCATGGCTGCGGGCGGCCTGTCCAAACGCGTCGTGCAGCTGTCCCAGCTTCTGGTCGGACGGGTCAAGGGCGGACTCGGATACGCGGCCATCGTGGCCAGCATCCTGTTCGCCGGGCTCATGGGCAGTTCCGTGGGCGAAGCCGCGGCCCTGGGCGGCCTGCTGCTGCCCATGATGCAGCAGGTGGGCTACAACAAGGGACGCGCGGGCGGCATCATCGCCTCGGGCGCCATTCTGGGCCCCATCATCCCGCCCAGCACCAACTTCATCATTCTGGGCTCCACCATCGGCGGCCTGTCCATCACCAAGCTGTTCATGATCGGCCTTTTTCCCGGCATCTTTCTGGGCCTTGGCCTCATGGCCGTATGGTGGTTCATTGTCCGCAAGGACGGTTATACCGAAACCATCACCTTCAGCCGGGCCGAAACCATAGCCATCCTGAAGGATGCAAGCCCCGCCTTCATGCTGCCGGTCCTGCTGCTGGGCGGCATCCGCTTCGGCGTGTTCACGCCCACCGAAGGCGGCGCCTTCTGCGCGGTGTTCGCCATCGCCGTGTGCATGTTCTACTACCGCGAACTGTCCTTCCGCGACCTGCTGCGGGTCAGTGCGGCCGCGGCGCGCACCACCGCCGTGGTCATGCTCATCGTGGCCACGGCCTCGGCTGTGGGGTATTTCATCACCCTGGCCCAGATCCCCAAGCACATGACCACGCTGTTCGGCCCGTTCATCGAAAGCCCCTTCATGCTGCTGACCATCATCATGTGCTTCCTGCTGGTGGCGGGCATGGTCATGGACCTGACCCCGAACATCCTGATCTTCGCGCCGGTCTTCTATCCGCTCATTCTGGAAGCGGGCATCGACCCGTACCACTTCGGCCTGCTCTTCGTGCTGAACCTGGGCATCGGCGTCATCACCCCGCCCGTGGGCACGGTGCTGTACGTGGTCTGCGGCATCGGCAACATCAAGCTGGGTGAACTGGTGATAAAAATGCTGCCGTTCATCCTGATAGAAATCCTGATCCTGTTCCTGCTGGTGTACATGCCCGAGGTGTCCCTCACACCGCTGCGCTGGCTCATGTGA
- a CDS encoding TRAP transporter small permease yields the protein MAHDVSPAETRTAPVPKSSPFEFAFEIFCAAIFLGMIGLVFYNAFLRYAFGSSFAPSEEWARFLFIYITFFGSIEAFYRKKHIAVDMFVSLISGATRKTVDIVASLLGLGALALLLWGGVVLVQQTVDTNSVATGVNMAFINGTLPIMALAAIVIRGRDFIRLLRTPASEFVKPDKDEFVMPDKG from the coding sequence ATGGCTCACGATGTATCTCCAGCTGAAACGCGCACCGCGCCTGTCCCGAAGTCGTCTCCCTTTGAATTCGCCTTCGAGATTTTCTGCGCGGCCATCTTTCTGGGCATGATCGGCCTTGTCTTCTACAACGCCTTTCTGCGCTACGCCTTCGGTTCGAGCTTCGCGCCGAGCGAGGAATGGGCGCGTTTTCTGTTCATCTACATCACCTTTTTCGGCTCCATCGAAGCCTTCTACCGCAAGAAACACATCGCGGTGGACATGTTCGTGAGCCTCATCTCGGGCGCGACGCGCAAGACCGTGGACATCGTCGCCTCGCTTCTGGGTCTTGGCGCTCTGGCTCTCCTGCTCTGGGGCGGCGTCGTGCTGGTGCAGCAGACCGTCGACACCAATTCCGTGGCCACCGGCGTGAACATGGCCTTCATCAACGGCACGCTGCCCATCATGGCCCTGGCGGCCATCGTCATCCGGGGCAGGGACTTCATCCGCCTGCTGCGGACGCCCGCCTCCGAATTCGTCAAACCGGACAAGGACGAGTTCGTCATGCCGGACAAGGGGTAA
- a CDS encoding TRAP transporter substrate-binding protein — MKRIGFFILALALFGAGFAATAAAADKVVIKMAGMKPEGEPETLGMHKFGEILAQLSGGKYEVQVFPNSQLGKEDAYIASTRKGTIQMCATGTQTSALHPAMAMLETPMLFDNLDHARRAMEGKTFELINDGFSEKSGLRTLNAFPLGFRHFYSKKPLKDMADLKGLRMRVPNIPLYINFAKECGISGQPMPFAEVPSALDQGVIDGGDSPFADIVALKMYEITPQITMSGHILVIHSLYINEKFYQGLPDQDKEWVNQAARESADYVWKLMAKIEEDAQKQITDGGGTVSKPSPEFREAMKDAGKRSWKLFYDTVPNAKEILESAESYK; from the coding sequence ATGAAACGGATTGGCTTTTTCATTCTCGCCCTGGCCCTTTTCGGCGCCGGATTCGCGGCCACGGCCGCAGCCGCGGACAAAGTGGTGATCAAGATGGCGGGCATGAAGCCCGAAGGCGAGCCTGAAACCCTGGGCATGCACAAATTCGGCGAAATTCTGGCCCAGCTCTCCGGCGGCAAATACGAGGTGCAGGTCTTCCCCAACAGTCAGCTCGGCAAGGAAGACGCCTACATCGCCAGCACGCGCAAAGGCACCATCCAGATGTGCGCCACAGGCACCCAGACCTCGGCCCTGCACCCGGCCATGGCCATGCTGGAAACGCCCATGCTCTTCGACAATCTGGACCATGCCCGCCGGGCCATGGAAGGCAAGACCTTCGAGCTGATCAACGACGGCTTCTCCGAAAAGTCCGGCCTGCGCACCCTGAACGCCTTTCCTCTGGGCTTCCGCCACTTCTACTCCAAGAAGCCCCTGAAGGACATGGCCGACCTGAAGGGCCTGCGCATGCGCGTGCCCAACATCCCGCTCTACATCAACTTCGCCAAGGAATGCGGCATCAGCGGCCAGCCCATGCCCTTCGCCGAGGTGCCCAGCGCTCTGGATCAGGGCGTCATCGACGGCGGCGACAGCCCCTTTGCGGACATCGTGGCCCTCAAGATGTATGAAATCACCCCGCAGATCACCATGAGCGGGCACATTCTGGTCATCCACTCCCTTTATATCAACGAGAAGTTCTACCAGGGCCTGCCCGATCAGGACAAGGAGTGGGTCAACCAGGCCGCCAGGGAATCGGCCGATTACGTGTGGAAGCTCATGGCCAAGATCGAGGAAGACGCCCAGAAGCAGATCACGGACGGCGGCGGCACGGTTTCCAAGCCCTCTCCCGAATTCCGCGAGGCCATGAAGGATGCCGGCAAGAGAAGCTGGAAGCTCTTCTACGACACGGTGCCCAACGCCAAGGAAATCCTGGAAAGCGCCGAATCGTACAAGTAA
- the glpA gene encoding anaerobic glycerol-3-phosphate dehydrogenase subunit GlpA — translation MRNMSVTVVVIGGGATGVGILRDLSMRGARAVLLEQGGLAHGTSSRFHGLLHSGGRYAVSDAAAARECVEENAILRRIGWHCVEGTEGLFVLTDQDDPAYVRTWLDGCEKAGVLTEPVSVDEALRLEPGLSPRIREVYRVPDSSVDGFRLVWHNSVSARRYGGELFTYHTVTGIETGSGRITGVRVRNNLTGEEFFIACQYVVNAAGPWAGEIARLAGLSVDVTPDRGTLVIFNHRFAGRIVNRLHKSSDGDIFVPHGSVTIFGTTSVRAQSPGDTAPTSAEALRLLALGEPLFPAIRSYRILRAFAGNRPLYTPPNAEAGRGASRNFVIVDHESEGLSGMASIFGGKLTTYRLMAEKMTDLVCARLGVAAPCRTAEEPLAPTPDAGLMRRAGRFFPEHRVRMVAERMGEEFPSLVRCLETDSGGELLCECEMVSRAEIELVARDEASHFLHDIRFRTRMGMGTCQGAFCSLRAIGALTAADVSFATQPRENLCSFLQERWRGLRPVMWGNQMQEIELGRAIYAATLNLDGADDESL, via the coding sequence ATGCGCAACATGTCTGTCACTGTCGTCGTCATCGGCGGCGGAGCCACCGGAGTCGGCATTCTTCGCGATCTGTCCATGCGCGGGGCGCGGGCCGTGCTCCTCGAACAGGGCGGGCTGGCCCACGGCACCAGCTCCCGTTTTCATGGTCTTCTGCACAGCGGCGGGCGGTATGCCGTCAGCGATGCAGCGGCCGCCCGCGAATGCGTGGAGGAAAACGCCATCCTGCGCCGCATCGGCTGGCACTGTGTGGAGGGCACCGAGGGCCTCTTCGTGCTCACGGACCAGGATGACCCGGCCTATGTGCGGACATGGCTCGACGGATGCGAGAAGGCGGGCGTCCTGACCGAGCCCGTTTCCGTTGACGAGGCCCTGCGCCTTGAGCCCGGCCTGTCTCCGCGCATCCGGGAAGTGTACCGGGTGCCGGATTCCAGTGTGGATGGCTTCCGTCTGGTCTGGCACAACAGCGTGTCGGCCCGCAGATACGGCGGGGAGCTTTTCACCTACCACACGGTGACCGGCATCGAGACCGGCAGCGGCCGGATCACGGGTGTCCGGGTCCGCAACAACCTGACGGGCGAGGAATTCTTCATCGCCTGCCAGTACGTGGTCAACGCCGCCGGGCCCTGGGCCGGGGAGATAGCGCGTCTTGCGGGGCTGTCGGTGGATGTCACCCCCGACCGGGGCACCCTGGTCATCTTCAACCACCGTTTTGCCGGGCGCATCGTCAATCGTCTGCACAAAAGCTCCGACGGCGACATTTTCGTGCCGCACGGCTCCGTGACCATTTTCGGGACCACTTCGGTCCGGGCGCAGAGCCCCGGCGACACCGCACCCACCTCCGCCGAGGCCCTGCGTCTGCTGGCTCTCGGCGAACCGCTCTTTCCGGCCATCCGGAGCTACCGGATATTGCGGGCCTTCGCCGGAAACCGGCCCCTGTACACGCCGCCCAACGCCGAGGCCGGACGCGGAGCCAGCCGCAATTTCGTCATCGTGGACCACGAGTCCGAAGGGCTCTCGGGCATGGCCAGCATTTTCGGCGGCAAGCTGACCACCTACCGCCTCATGGCCGAGAAGATGACCGATCTGGTCTGCGCCAGGCTTGGCGTGGCCGCTCCCTGCCGCACGGCCGAGGAGCCGCTGGCTCCGACTCCGGACGCCGGGCTGATGCGCCGGGCGGGCCGTTTTTTTCCGGAGCACCGGGTGCGGATGGTCGCCGAGCGCATGGGCGAGGAGTTCCCCTCGCTGGTGCGGTGTCTGGAGACAGACTCGGGCGGCGAGCTTCTGTGCGAATGCGAAATGGTCAGCCGGGCCGAGATCGAACTGGTGGCCCGCGACGAAGCTTCCCATTTTCTGCACGACATCCGCTTCCGCACCCGCATGGGCATGGGCACCTGCCAGGGCGCGTTCTGTTCACTTCGGGCCATCGGCGCGCTGACGGCGGCGGATGTTTCTTTCGCCACCCAGCCGCGCGAGAATCTGTGCTCTTTCCTGCAGGAGCGCTGGCGGGGCCTGCGCCCGGTCATGTGGGGCAATCAGATGCAGGAAATCGAACTGGGCCGGGCCATCTACGCGGCCACCCTGAACCTTGACGGAGCCGATGATGAGAGCCTCTGA
- the glpB gene encoding anaerobic glycerol-3-phosphate dehydrogenase subunit GlpB, with the protein MMRASDVVVVGSGMAGLTAALAAAARGRSVTLAARGAGALAIGGGCVDLLGYVNGRIVRGNPLDSIGLLPEGHPYRIIGAQAVRDALDFFEDVCRRHDLPMSNEGGENVWIPTILGTFRPTWLCLASQDRRLLAQAEKIAAVGVRSLKDCHAGMVVRMLGRQKNLQGKPIVSLELPSPFGATHRNITPLDLARFVDTEQGEEWLRRGLEPHASSGTAFLLPPVLGIVRTREIWNRLSEGLGCRIMEMASTPPGVGGLRIRRVLTDALAEAGVVMAENVRAVRARVQGNRCLSIECEAPDRMRELRGESFIIATGGFFGGGLLAEPGRAREALFGLELDAPDLVEDWSTPNVFDAQPYACLGVRVNPRLNPVDAAGAVLWENVFFAGRSLAGYDFVAEKSGNGVALASGYHAAQQC; encoded by the coding sequence ATGATGAGAGCCTCTGATGTGGTCGTTGTGGGCAGCGGCATGGCCGGTCTGACCGCGGCCCTGGCGGCGGCCGCGCGCGGCAGAAGCGTGACTCTGGCCGCCCGCGGAGCCGGGGCTCTGGCCATCGGCGGCGGCTGCGTGGACCTTCTGGGCTATGTGAACGGCCGGATCGTGCGGGGCAACCCTCTGGACAGCATCGGGCTGCTGCCCGAGGGGCATCCCTACCGGATCATCGGTGCGCAGGCCGTGCGCGACGCCCTGGATTTTTTTGAAGATGTCTGCCGCAGGCATGACCTGCCCATGAGCAACGAGGGCGGGGAAAACGTGTGGATTCCGACCATTCTCGGCACCTTCAGACCCACCTGGCTGTGCCTGGCCTCTCAGGACAGAAGGCTCCTTGCGCAGGCGGAAAAAATCGCGGCGGTGGGCGTCCGCTCCCTGAAGGACTGTCACGCGGGCATGGTCGTGCGGATGCTCGGCAGGCAGAAGAACCTGCAAGGAAAGCCGATTGTTTCTCTGGAACTGCCGTCTCCTTTCGGCGCGACGCACCGCAACATCACGCCCCTCGATCTGGCCCGGTTCGTGGACACGGAGCAGGGCGAAGAGTGGCTGCGCAGGGGGCTTGAGCCTCACGCTTCCAGCGGCACGGCCTTTCTGCTGCCGCCTGTGCTCGGCATTGTCCGCACGCGGGAAATCTGGAACCGGCTTTCGGAGGGTCTTGGCTGCCGTATCATGGAAATGGCTTCCACACCGCCGGGAGTGGGCGGCCTGCGGATTCGCCGGGTGCTGACGGACGCTCTGGCCGAGGCGGGCGTGGTCATGGCCGAGAATGTCCGGGCCGTGCGGGCCAGAGTGCAGGGAAACCGCTGCCTGAGCATTGAGTGCGAGGCTCCGGACAGGATGCGCGAACTGCGCGGCGAGTCCTTCATCATCGCCACGGGCGGCTTTTTCGGCGGAGGGCTTCTGGCCGAACCCGGAAGGGCCAGAGAAGCGCTTTTCGGCCTTGAGCTCGATGCCCCGGATCTGGTCGAGGACTGGTCCACGCCGAATGTGTTCGACGCGCAGCCTTATGCGTGTCTGGGCGTGCGCGTGAACCCGCGCCTGAATCCCGTGGACGCGGCAGGGGCCGTGCTGTGGGAGAACGTGTTTTTCGCCGGGCGGTCCCTGGCCGGATACGATTTTGTGGCGGAGAAAAGCGGTAACGGCGTGGCCTTGGCTTCGGGCTACCACGCCGCACAGCAGTGCTGA
- a CDS encoding anaerobic glycerol-3-phosphate dehydrogenase subunit C, with translation MKMDTPKPDRCIACTTCTVVCPVAQATPEFLGPRMIGPAHERFRLLGLGEDKSLHYCSNCKNCDISCPYDVPISTFIMRARAEESKARRFPLRDWLLAHAELLDRWMRVIPAGLKNMGMSLPPVRMLLGALGVSGRMPLPAFARKTFRRQFAALPQPQGLPRKVVFFPGCFVDLYDPECGKDLVRVLNRAGYEVLLPPFVCCGLPQVANGFWEDARGNARTNLQELQKWKSAGIPVLTGCTSCSLMFKDDYRQYFPELLPESASPALADACEFLLECMDRGELVLPEPGAASRSLSVVYHAPCHLRAQGMGLPGLELLRRIPGVSVSNANAGCCGISGSYGFKKEKYEISMRVGSRLFEAMRRSGADISASECGTCRVQMRHGGGLEAVHPISLLLRYFEENGG, from the coding sequence ATGAAGATGGATACCCCCAAGCCGGACAGATGCATCGCCTGCACCACATGTACCGTGGTCTGCCCTGTGGCCCAGGCCACGCCGGAATTTCTCGGCCCGCGCATGATCGGCCCGGCCCACGAGCGCTTTCGCCTGCTGGGCCTGGGCGAGGACAAGTCCCTCCATTACTGCTCGAACTGCAAGAACTGCGACATTTCCTGCCCGTACGATGTGCCCATTTCCACCTTCATCATGCGGGCGCGGGCCGAAGAGAGCAAGGCGCGGCGTTTTCCCCTCCGCGACTGGTTGCTGGCCCACGCCGAGCTGCTGGACAGATGGATGCGCGTCATCCCTGCCGGCCTGAAGAACATGGGCATGAGTTTGCCTCCGGTCCGCATGCTGCTGGGTGCTCTGGGCGTTTCCGGAAGGATGCCGCTGCCTGCGTTCGCCCGGAAAACCTTCCGGCGGCAGTTCGCCGCTCTGCCGCAGCCGCAGGGCCTGCCGCGCAAGGTCGTTTTCTTTCCGGGCTGTTTTGTGGATTTGTACGATCCTGAATGCGGCAAAGATCTGGTCCGGGTGCTGAACCGGGCCGGATACGAGGTGCTGCTGCCGCCTTTTGTCTGTTGCGGCCTGCCGCAGGTGGCCAACGGTTTCTGGGAAGACGCGCGCGGCAACGCCCGGACCAATCTTCAGGAACTGCAGAAATGGAAAAGCGCGGGTATTCCTGTGCTGACGGGCTGTACGAGCTGTTCCCTCATGTTCAAGGACGACTACAGGCAGTATTTTCCGGAGCTGCTGCCGGAGTCCGCTTCGCCCGCCCTGGCCGATGCCTGCGAATTTCTGCTGGAGTGCATGGACCGCGGCGAGCTGGTCCTGCCCGAGCCGGGCGCGGCCAGCCGGTCGCTGTCCGTCGTGTATCATGCGCCCTGTCATCTGCGCGCCCAGGGCATGGGGCTGCCCGGTCTGGAACTGTTGCGCCGCATTCCCGGCGTTTCGGTCAGCAACGCCAACGCCGGATGCTGCGGCATTTCCGGCAGCTACGGTTTCAAGAAAGAAAAGTACGAGATTTCCATGCGCGTGGGGAGCCGGCTTTTTGAAGCCATGCGCCGGAGCGGCGCGGATATCTCCGCTTCGGAATGCGGCACCTGCCGCGTGCAGATGCGGCACGGCGGAGGGCTTGAAGCCGTGCATCCCATCAGTCTGCTTCTGCGGTATTTCGAGGAAAACGGAGGCTGA
- the glpQ gene encoding glycerophosphodiester phosphodiesterase: MKHAVLALMLLLLPLAAQAADYRPAVAGHRGACGYLPEHTLESKVMAYTMGVDYVEQDVVFTRDNVLVVLHDHTLETTTDVAKKFPGRHRADGSYYAIDFTLAEIKSLLVTERFDPKTGKAVFSGRFPVGWGIDFRVPTLEEEILLVQGLNKSTGRNVGLYVEVKEPAFHEKEGKPIMKATIEMLAKYGYNKKDANVILQIFDFDAVKKSRELGWVAPLAMLVDMDGQMLIDDKSVHKWLLTEEGVKEVSKYANIYAPWFSHLAVPSEDGKSYTAAPCLKWARDAGMQVHTWTHRTDKVLSGFATEEAMLDAMFKEMKLDAVFSDFPDNVIAYLKKNGLR, encoded by the coding sequence ATGAAACATGCTGTTTTGGCCCTCATGCTGCTGCTTCTGCCTCTTGCAGCCCAGGCCGCGGACTACAGACCCGCCGTGGCCGGACATCGCGGTGCGTGCGGCTACCTGCCGGAACATACCCTTGAGTCCAAGGTCATGGCCTACACCATGGGCGTGGATTACGTGGAGCAGGACGTCGTCTTCACCAGGGACAATGTGCTGGTGGTGCTGCACGACCACACTCTGGAGACCACCACCGACGTGGCCAAGAAATTTCCCGGCCGTCACCGTGCCGACGGCAGCTACTACGCCATCGACTTTACCCTGGCCGAAATCAAGAGCCTGCTTGTGACCGAGCGTTTCGATCCTAAGACCGGCAAGGCCGTTTTCTCCGGGCGTTTCCCTGTGGGCTGGGGCATTGATTTCCGCGTGCCCACCCTGGAGGAGGAAATTCTTCTTGTGCAGGGCCTGAACAAGTCCACAGGCAGGAATGTGGGGCTGTACGTGGAAGTGAAGGAGCCCGCCTTTCACGAAAAGGAAGGCAAGCCCATCATGAAGGCCACCATCGAAATGCTGGCCAAATACGGCTACAACAAGAAGGACGCCAACGTCATTTTGCAGATCTTCGACTTCGACGCTGTGAAGAAATCCCGCGAACTGGGCTGGGTGGCTCCGCTGGCCATGCTCGTGGACATGGACGGCCAGATGCTCATCGACGACAAGTCCGTGCACAAGTGGCTGCTGACCGAAGAGGGCGTGAAGGAAGTGTCCAAGTACGCGAACATCTACGCGCCCTGGTTCAGCCATCTGGCCGTGCCCTCGGAAGACGGCAAGAGCTACACGGCGGCGCCCTGCCTGAAATGGGCCCGGGACGCGGGGATGCAGGTCCATACCTGGACTCACCGCACGGACAAGGTGCTCTCCGGCTTTGCCACCGAGGAGGCCATGCTTGACGCCATGTTCAAGGAAATGAAGCTGGACGCCGTGTTCAGCGACTTTCCCGACAACGTTATCGCTTACCTGAAGAAAAACGGTCTGCGGTAG
- a CDS encoding leucyl aminopeptidase family protein, translating into MHIQIVENRAGLEQGVRLLFLPEGRELEAEWPGLTGAQGFSGKAGRVRLVAGSRGMALAVGLGDAEKLDMDCFRAAVGTAMRTAASQEIETLSVDGEQIASLPLEGDPLAELSIAATLAAYRFVAFKSEPGEEDCPASLLLWSPEQDLPGRVDKALAVASGVRLARDLVNTPANAATPEDLARTARELGAEFGFKVDVFGPREIEDMGMGCFASVFRGSDTPARFIVLDSDPEDSRPPLVFAGKGVTFDTGGISLKPSAKMHEMKGDMAGAAAILGLFKAMGLAGRRGRRVVGLLPCTENVPGSRATKPGDVVTAMNGKTVEILNTDAEGRLILADALCYAARFQPEILVDLATLTGACLIALGTKVAAVFSTTEELDLRIREGGSRTGERFWPMPLWVEYGKPLKSDVADLKNIAAREGGTIFAALFLKSFVPAGVDWAHLDIAGPAWTDEDASIFRPGGTGFGVRTLWELIGFYED; encoded by the coding sequence ATGCATATACAGATAGTTGAAAATCGCGCCGGCCTGGAACAGGGGGTGCGGCTCCTTTTTTTGCCGGAAGGACGTGAACTGGAAGCTGAGTGGCCCGGTCTGACCGGGGCTCAGGGGTTTTCGGGCAAGGCGGGCCGCGTGCGTCTGGTGGCCGGAAGCCGTGGAATGGCTCTGGCCGTGGGCCTGGGTGACGCGGAAAAGCTCGACATGGACTGCTTTCGCGCGGCGGTGGGCACGGCCATGCGGACAGCGGCCAGCCAGGAAATAGAGACGTTGAGCGTTGACGGCGAACAGATCGCCTCTCTGCCTCTGGAGGGCGACCCGCTCGCCGAGTTGAGCATTGCCGCGACCCTGGCCGCTTACCGCTTCGTCGCCTTCAAATCGGAGCCCGGCGAAGAGGACTGCCCCGCGTCACTGCTGCTCTGGAGCCCGGAACAGGACCTGCCCGGCAGGGTGGACAAAGCACTGGCCGTGGCCTCGGGCGTGCGGCTGGCCAGAGATCTGGTCAACACTCCGGCCAATGCGGCCACGCCGGAAGATCTGGCCCGGACGGCCCGGGAACTGGGCGCGGAATTCGGTTTCAAGGTCGATGTCTTCGGCCCCAGGGAAATCGAAGACATGGGCATGGGGTGCTTCGCCTCGGTTTTCCGGGGCAGCGATACGCCGGCCAGATTCATCGTGCTGGACTCCGACCCGGAAGACTCCAGGCCGCCCCTGGTTTTCGCGGGAAAGGGCGTGACATTCGATACGGGCGGCATTTCCCTGAAGCCCTCGGCCAAAATGCATGAAATGAAAGGCGACATGGCCGGAGCGGCGGCCATCCTGGGTCTGTTCAAGGCCATGGGACTGGCCGGGCGACGTGGGCGGCGCGTGGTCGGGCTTCTGCCGTGCACGGAAAACGTGCCGGGCAGCCGGGCCACCAAACCCGGTGACGTAGTCACGGCCATGAACGGCAAGACCGTGGAAATTCTGAACACCGACGCCGAAGGCAGACTCATTCTGGCCGACGCGCTGTGCTACGCGGCCCGGTTTCAGCCGGAAATTCTGGTGGATCTGGCCACGCTGACCGGAGCCTGCCTGATAGCCCTGGGCACCAAGGTGGCGGCGGTATTTTCCACCACGGAGGAACTGGATTTACGCATCCGCGAAGGCGGCAGCCGGACGGGAGAGCGCTTCTGGCCCATGCCGCTGTGGGTGGAATACGGAAAGCCGCTGAAAAGCGACGTGGCGGATCTGAAAAACATCGCCGCCCGCGAAGGCGGAACCATTTTTGCGGCTCTGTTTCTGAAGAGCTTCGTGCCCGCCGGAGTGGACTGGGCTCATCTGGATATCGCCGGCCCGGCCTGGACCGATGAGGACGCATCCATTTTCCGGCCCGGAGGCACCGGCTTCGGCGTGCGGACATTGTGGGAACTGATCGGCTTCTACGAAGACTGA
- a CDS encoding nitroreductase family protein — MDIFDAIATRRSVRKYTDRPVTDEDIRTGLEAAMMAPSAGNAQPWHFVVVRDAALRARVAELNVYAAMARTAPAGILVCGDLHLEKYPGFWVQDCSAAIQNLLLAAHGLGLGAVWTGIHPVAEREEGFRRAFGLPAEVVPLGYIVLGHPDQHPHSGSRFREDRVHRDVW; from the coding sequence ATGGATATTTTCGATGCTATCGCTACCCGGCGCAGTGTCCGCAAGTATACGGACCGGCCCGTGACGGACGAAGACATACGGACCGGGCTGGAGGCGGCCATGATGGCCCCCAGCGCCGGCAACGCGCAGCCCTGGCATTTCGTGGTGGTTCGGGATGCCGCCCTCAGGGCCCGTGTGGCGGAACTCAATGTGTACGCGGCCATGGCCCGGACCGCGCCGGCCGGGATTCTGGTCTGCGGCGATCTGCATCTGGAAAAATATCCCGGATTCTGGGTGCAGGATTGCTCTGCGGCCATTCAGAATCTGCTGCTGGCCGCCCACGGGTTGGGGCTTGGCGCGGTCTGGACCGGCATTCACCCGGTGGCGGAGCGGGAAGAAGGCTTTCGCCGGGCTTTCGGGCTGCCTGCGGAAGTCGTCCCTCTGGGATATATCGTGCTGGGGCATCCGGATCAGCATCCGCACTCCGGGAGCCGGTTCCGGGAAGACCGGGTACACCGGGACGTCTGGTAG